Below is a genomic region from Carboxydocella sporoproducens DSM 16521.
CAACCAGCTGGAAGAGGCTGAAAATGCCCTCAAGGACTTGAAAGGCCTGGGCAAAGGCCGCTTGCTAGTAGGAGCCAGTACCACCCCCGGCATTTATGTGCTGCCCCGGATTCTCGGCCAGTACCGCAAGCTCTATCCAGGTATAGAAGTAGTGCTGGAAATTAGCAACTCCCAGGAAATCGAGCAAAAACTGCTGCAACATGAGCTGGAAATCGCCTTCTGTGGCGGCGAAGTCATTGCTCATCCCCAAATCAAAGCTAAAACCATCACCTATGACGAACTGGTAATAGTTACAGCTATAGACCATCCCCTGGCCAGGGAAACTACAGTTGCCCTGGAACAAGTACTGGCCGAACCCTTTATTTTGCGGGAGCCGGGTTCCAGTACGCGGATTGCCCTGGAGCAACGTTTGCAACTGCTGGGCAAAAAAATCAAAGTCGCCATGCAATTCGGCAGCCTGGAGGCGATTAAACAGGCTGTAGCTGCCAACCTGGGTATTTCCCTCTTATCCCGGTTTGTAATTGATCAAGAAGTCTGTGCCGGCAGTTTGCAGGTGATCAAAATACCCGAACTC
It encodes:
- a CDS encoding selenium metabolism-associated LysR family transcriptional regulator yields the protein MNLNYLKVFHTVAKHQGFTKAAEELLISQPTISVQIKNLEQELGLELFQKLGRKVYLTEAGRTLFHYTSKIFNQLEEAENALKDLKGLGKGRLLVGASTTPGIYVLPRILGQYRKLYPGIEVVLEISNSQEIEQKLLQHELEIAFCGGEVIAHPQIKAKTITYDELVIVTAIDHPLARETTVALEQVLAEPFILREPGSSTRIALEQRLQLLGKKIKVAMQFGSLEAIKQAVAANLGISLLSRFVIDQEVCAGSLQVIKIPELTIRREIKLLRHKDSKISAPVQAFLRLVNENLVPKCST